The Saccharomonospora cyanea NA-134 genome includes a region encoding these proteins:
- a CDS encoding P1 family peptidase, with amino-acid sequence MTTTNPGRHNAITDVRGIRVGHHDRTGDGWLCGTTVVLPPEGTVGAVDQRGGAPGTRETDLLAPENLVRTVDAVCLSGGSAFGLAAADGVMRWLDERQRGFPVGPEPAHVVPIVPSAVIFDLPRSTWGNRPDATFGHAACEAATGGPVAQGSVGAGAGAQVGSLKGGVGTASEDVDGIVVGALAVVNAAGEAVRLDTGLPYAAEYADENEFGVSRWPERAGNFTAPSGTRLNTTIGVVAVDATLSKAQCRRLAVAAQDGIAWAVRPAHTMFDGDTVFALATGEKDLQRAEGPIGDAGSAAALDRLCTAAARVFARAMVHGLLSAKGVPGLPAYAEVWPEVFADG; translated from the coding sequence GTGACGACGACCAACCCGGGACGCCACAACGCGATCACGGACGTGCGGGGGATCCGGGTCGGCCACCACGACCGCACCGGCGACGGGTGGCTGTGCGGCACCACGGTCGTGTTGCCGCCGGAGGGCACCGTCGGGGCGGTGGACCAGCGCGGTGGCGCGCCGGGCACGCGGGAGACGGACCTGCTCGCACCCGAGAACCTCGTGCGCACGGTCGATGCCGTGTGCCTGTCGGGCGGCAGTGCGTTCGGCCTCGCCGCGGCCGACGGGGTGATGAGGTGGCTGGACGAGCGGCAGCGCGGCTTCCCGGTGGGTCCGGAGCCGGCTCACGTCGTGCCGATCGTCCCCTCGGCGGTGATCTTCGATCTGCCCCGCAGCACGTGGGGCAACCGCCCCGATGCGACGTTCGGCCACGCCGCCTGCGAGGCGGCGACCGGAGGGCCCGTCGCGCAGGGCTCGGTGGGAGCGGGCGCGGGTGCGCAGGTCGGCTCGCTGAAGGGCGGTGTCGGCACGGCCAGTGAGGATGTCGACGGCATCGTGGTCGGCGCGCTGGCCGTGGTGAACGCCGCCGGTGAGGCCGTGCGCCTGGACACCGGGTTGCCGTACGCCGCCGAGTACGCCGACGAGAACGAGTTCGGTGTGTCCCGCTGGCCGGAGCGTGCGGGGAACTTCACCGCACCGTCCGGGACCCGGCTGAACACGACGATCGGTGTGGTGGCCGTCGACGCGACGTTGTCGAAGGCGCAGTGCCGCCGGTTGGCCGTCGCCGCGCAGGACGGCATCGCCTGGGCCGTGCGCCCGGCGCACACGATGTTCGACGGTGACACCGTGTTCGCGTTGGCCACGGGGGAGAAGGACCTGCAGAGGGCGGAAGGGCCGATCGGGGACGCGGGTAGCGCGGCGGCGCTCGACCGCCTGTGCACCGCGGCGGCGCGGGTGTTCGCCCGCGCGATGGTGCACGGTCTGCTGTCCGCGAAGGGGGTGCCGGGGCTGCCCGCCTACGCCGAGGTGTGGCCGGAAGTGTTCGCCGATGGCTGA
- a CDS encoding DUF2017 domain-containing protein has protein sequence MREWRRRGGKVVGGFEQQEAAVVRGLVGQIEDMLKTRADEAPRDELAELTGIRTGPSEGPEDPVLGRLLPDFHRLDPDSPSKESLDSAAALRSLHEPALLDAKLGVAEVVLRTLPPGGGEVRLTFEQADAWLSALNDVRLALGTALDVTEDMPDQLPEDDPRAPHLGVYHWLTWVQDTLVQALTE, from the coding sequence GTGAGGGAATGGCGCCGCAGGGGCGGCAAGGTGGTCGGCGGTTTCGAGCAGCAGGAAGCGGCCGTGGTGCGCGGGCTGGTCGGCCAGATCGAGGACATGCTGAAGACGCGCGCGGACGAGGCTCCGCGGGACGAACTCGCTGAGCTGACCGGCATCCGCACCGGCCCGTCGGAGGGGCCGGAGGACCCCGTCCTGGGACGGTTGCTGCCCGACTTCCACAGGCTCGACCCCGACAGCCCGTCGAAGGAGTCGCTGGACTCGGCGGCGGCGTTGCGGTCGCTGCACGAGCCCGCGCTGCTGGACGCGAAGCTCGGCGTGGCCGAGGTGGTGTTGCGGACGCTGCCGCCCGGCGGTGGCGAGGTGCGCCTGACGTTCGAGCAGGCCGACGCGTGGCTGTCGGCGCTCAACGACGTGCGGCTCGCGCTGGGCACCGCGCTCGACGTCACCGAGGACATGCCCGACCAGTTGCCCGAGGACGACCCGCGTGCCCCGCACCTCGGCGTCTACCACTGGTTGACGTGGGTGCAGGACACGCTCGTGCAGGCGCTCACCGAGTGA
- the clpS gene encoding ATP-dependent Clp protease adapter ClpS: protein MTTPVEAEETLGADLGAEDRPWQTIVWNDPVNLMSYVTYVFQRIFGYSKDHATKLMLDVHHKGRAVVSSGTKEKVEGDVAKLHAAGLWATMEQP from the coding sequence ATGACCACGCCCGTCGAGGCCGAAGAAACACTCGGTGCGGATCTCGGCGCCGAAGACCGACCGTGGCAGACGATCGTGTGGAACGACCCGGTCAACCTCATGTCCTACGTGACCTACGTGTTCCAGCGGATCTTCGGGTACAGCAAGGACCACGCCACGAAACTCATGCTCGACGTACACCACAAGGGCAGAGCCGTCGTGTCGTCGGGAACGAAGGAGAAGGTGGAGGGCGACGTCGCGAAACTTCACGCGGCGGGCCTGTGGGCGACGATGGAACAGCCGTGA
- a CDS encoding nicotinate phosphoribosyltransferase produces MSSPASGSSTALFTDHYELTMLASALRDGTGERDCVFEVFARRLPAGRRYGVVAGTQRVLDAIADFRFTEAELAQLERTAVVDSATLDWLANYRFTGDIDGYPEGELYFPGSPVLTVRGTFAESVLLETVVLSILNHDSAVASAAARMSAAANGRPIIEMGGRRTHEHAAVAAARAAYLAGFATTSNLEAGRSYGIPTRGTVAHAFMLLHDTEEAAFRAQIEKMGTDTTLLVDTYDITKGIDTAVRVAGPELGAIRIDSGDVGVLARQAREQLDALGAKDTRIVVSGDLDEHAIAALRAEPVDAYGVGTSVVTGSGAPTAGMVYKLVEVDGRPVAKRSEHKASRGGRKAALRRHKPTGTALEEVVYPTGNPPEPAEHDKELHIPLLRAGQPAEDLPTLEDARQRLRRALVSLPWEGLKLSSGDPAIPTTFL; encoded by the coding sequence ATGTCCTCCCCGGCGAGCGGAAGCAGCACCGCGCTGTTCACCGACCACTACGAGCTGACAATGCTGGCGAGCGCGTTGCGTGACGGGACCGGCGAACGAGACTGCGTGTTCGAGGTGTTCGCCCGCAGGCTTCCCGCCGGACGCCGCTACGGCGTCGTCGCCGGGACACAGCGGGTTCTCGACGCGATCGCCGATTTCCGGTTCACCGAAGCCGAACTCGCCCAGCTGGAGCGGACCGCCGTGGTCGACTCGGCCACGCTCGACTGGCTCGCGAACTACCGGTTCACCGGCGACATCGACGGCTACCCCGAGGGGGAGCTGTACTTCCCGGGCTCACCGGTCCTCACCGTGCGCGGCACGTTCGCCGAGAGCGTCCTGCTCGAGACCGTGGTGCTCTCGATCCTCAACCACGACAGCGCGGTCGCCTCCGCCGCCGCTCGGATGTCGGCCGCCGCCAACGGGCGCCCCATCATCGAGATGGGCGGTCGGCGCACGCACGAGCACGCCGCCGTGGCCGCCGCCCGTGCCGCCTACCTCGCCGGCTTCGCCACCACCTCGAACCTCGAAGCGGGCCGCAGCTACGGCATTCCCACCCGAGGCACCGTCGCACACGCGTTCATGCTCCTGCACGACACCGAGGAGGCCGCGTTCCGCGCCCAGATCGAGAAGATGGGCACCGACACCACCCTGCTGGTGGACACCTACGACATCACCAAGGGAATCGACACCGCCGTTCGCGTGGCGGGTCCCGAACTCGGTGCCATCCGCATCGACTCCGGCGACGTCGGCGTGCTCGCGCGGCAGGCCCGCGAACAGCTCGACGCGTTGGGAGCCAAGGACACCCGCATCGTCGTCTCCGGTGACCTCGACGAGCACGCCATCGCCGCCCTGCGCGCCGAACCCGTGGACGCCTACGGCGTGGGCACGTCCGTCGTCACCGGCTCCGGCGCACCCACCGCCGGGATGGTGTACAAACTGGTCGAGGTGGACGGTCGGCCCGTGGCGAAACGCAGTGAGCACAAGGCATCCCGGGGAGGCCGCAAGGCCGCGCTGCGCCGCCACAAGCCCACGGGCACCGCGCTGGAGGAGGTCGTCTACCCGACCGGCAACCCGCCCGAGCCCGCCGAGCACGACAAGGAACTGCACATTCCCCTGCTGCGTGCTGGACAACCGGCGGAGGACCTGCCCACCCTTGAAGACGCCAGGCAGCGCCTGCGCCGCGCGCTGGTGAGCCTGCCGTGGGAAGGGCTGAAGTTGTCCAGCGGCGACCCCGCCATTCCCACGACCTTCCTTTAG
- a CDS encoding isochorismatase family protein: protein MATALIVVDVQNDFCEGGSLAVAGGAAVADAISAYVRGDRSAYDHVVATRDYHIDPGEHFSDDPDFVRSWPRHCVADTAGASFHPRLDVTPITAVFSKGQYSDGYSGFEGETDAGELLVDWLRVREVTAVDVVGIATDHCVRATALDAARHGFDVRVLAGLTAGVSASTVDAALAELREAEVAVVGEPKVAS from the coding sequence ATGGCTACCGCACTGATCGTGGTGGACGTGCAGAACGACTTCTGCGAGGGAGGTTCGCTCGCGGTCGCCGGAGGAGCCGCGGTGGCCGACGCCATCTCGGCGTACGTGCGCGGTGACCGCTCCGCGTACGACCACGTGGTGGCCACCCGCGACTACCACATCGATCCCGGTGAGCACTTCAGCGACGATCCCGACTTCGTGCGTTCGTGGCCCCGGCACTGCGTGGCTGACACGGCGGGCGCGAGCTTCCACCCCCGCCTGGACGTCACACCGATCACAGCGGTGTTCTCGAAGGGCCAGTACAGCGACGGCTACTCGGGTTTCGAGGGCGAGACGGACGCGGGCGAGCTCCTCGTCGACTGGCTACGGGTGCGCGAGGTGACGGCGGTCGACGTCGTCGGGATCGCCACCGACCACTGCGTGCGCGCCACCGCGCTCGACGCCGCCCGGCACGGCTTCGACGTCCGCGTTCTCGCCGGCCTCACCGCGGGCGTCTCGGCGTCCACGGTGGACGCGGCGCTGGCGGAACTGCGTGAGGCCGAGGTGGCCGTCGTCGGAGAACCGAAGGTCGCTTCGTGA
- a CDS encoding sugar kinase — protein MTGTGLLTFGEALTVFSTQSGKLRHATSVDVGIAGSEAMVAIGVARLGVPAAWAGRLGADEPGALVLARLREEGVDTSAVRTDRQAPTGLMIKDFRNADATRSAYYRNGSAGTRLCPEDIPEDHIRAAGVLHLSGLTPGLSDSAAKAVFAAAEAARGEGVPVSLDIDYGHALWYPEDAADILYDLVSLCDIVFAGDDAARLLGLDGDPQELAAGLAELGPEQVIIELGPRGAVAELHGSRYDVPSYPVRSVDTEGADDAFVAGYLAEFLTGASPDRRLRTAAACRAFSLTVPGETTGLPDREELKLLTRPR, from the coding sequence GTGACGGGTACGGGGCTGTTGACCTTCGGCGAGGCGCTCACGGTTTTCAGCACGCAGTCGGGCAAACTACGGCACGCCACCTCGGTGGACGTCGGTATCGCCGGGTCCGAGGCCATGGTCGCCATCGGTGTGGCCAGGCTGGGTGTCCCCGCCGCGTGGGCGGGGAGGCTCGGCGCCGACGAACCCGGCGCACTCGTCCTGGCACGGCTGCGGGAGGAGGGGGTGGACACCTCCGCCGTGCGCACCGACCGCCAGGCACCCACCGGGTTGATGATCAAGGACTTCCGCAACGCGGACGCCACTCGCTCCGCGTACTACCGCAACGGCAGCGCCGGAACCCGGCTGTGCCCGGAGGACATCCCGGAAGACCACATCCGCGCGGCGGGCGTGCTGCACCTCAGTGGCCTCACCCCCGGGCTCTCGGACTCGGCCGCCAAGGCGGTGTTCGCCGCGGCCGAGGCCGCCCGCGGCGAAGGCGTTCCCGTGTCACTCGACATCGACTACGGCCACGCTCTCTGGTACCCCGAGGACGCGGCCGACATCCTGTACGACCTCGTGTCGTTGTGCGACATCGTGTTCGCCGGGGACGACGCCGCCCGGCTGCTCGGTCTGGACGGCGATCCGCAGGAGCTGGCGGCCGGACTGGCGGAACTCGGACCGGAACAGGTGATCATCGAGCTCGGGCCGCGCGGGGCCGTGGCGGAGCTGCACGGGTCCCGGTACGACGTGCCGAGCTACCCGGTGCGGTCGGTGGACACCGAGGGCGCCGACGACGCGTTCGTCGCGGGCTACCTGGCGGAGTTCCTGACAGGTGCGTCGCCGGATCGGCGACTGCGCACGGCCGCCGCGTGCCGGGCCTTCTCCCTCACCGTCCCCGGCGAGACGACGGGCCTTCCGGACCGGGAGGAACTCAAACTGCTCACCCGCCCCCGCTGA